A stretch of the Notamacropus eugenii isolate mMacEug1 chromosome 2, mMacEug1.pri_v2, whole genome shotgun sequence genome encodes the following:
- the LOC140527537 gene encoding disintegrin and metalloproteinase domain-containing protein 30-like, with protein MEVRQVADMRSEGAIVSHLGSYLLLLGLGTLLLGPGCLALAFGYRPGRGFSSYEVTIPRQLGPRRGDPEVAGRTSYLLQVEGRKQVVHLRPKKLPLSSRLRIFSFTGQGAIMEDQPYIPDDCSFEGYVEGSPDSLATLNTCFGGLRGILNINGSLYQMEPLKASTKFEHMLYRLKKEVRADRACQAIDEETPPPLAKVQNLEISAKFSWSYLHHKYVESFLVISNGRYQLLGSNITACINECLTLMALADTVFQGLNCRVFLKAIEIWSDQDKINIRDSEGDKIYQDFMKYKEEQLDPREESDWAHLIVSKEIATQAKVGGICDKGNSASVSSLSQENLSGSNEFLHALGHIVGMKDDEAGCTCGGPDRCLMNKNPGDGGFSKCSYTEYFDKISTYGTCLSNVPVPEERKFSVCGDKVVEGEEQCDCGTPKDCEQDKCCEPTCKLKDRASCGSGACCYNCRFRIAGKLCRAKSNECDLEEYCNGTSEHCPANSYIQDGTLCSDHNYCFNGLCSSRNKQCKSIFGHSATAGPLACYQEANHGDRFGNCGILTSGYSKCEPDNVLCGRLQCINVKAVPILEDHYTIVMNFVSQDNLTCWGTDYHAPMSTMKQVDIGEVKDGTACGEGFLCINKTCTNLNALKLDCTVDKCTKRGICNNNRNCHCDYGWAPPFCKKYGFGGSIDSGPPPKWERTPWPNILPVALFLGRCLALGGAIFVSMVGEAAQFLHRFFD; from the coding sequence ATGGAGGTGAGGCAAGTAGCCGACATGAGGTCTGAGGGAGCCATCGTCTCACACCTGGGTAGCTACCTCCTGCTGCTCGGTCTGGGCACGCTCCTGCTCGGTCCAGGCTGCCTGGCTCTGGCCTTCGGGTACCGCCCAGGGAGGGGCTTCTCCTCCTACGAAGTGACCATCCCTAGGCAGCTGGGTCCACGCAGGGGGGATCCTGAGGTGGCCGGCCGGACATCTTACCTCTTGCAGGTGGAGGGCAGGAAGCAGGTTGTCCACCTTCGCCCTAAGAAGCTACCGTTGTCCAGTCGCCTgcgcattttctccttcactggacAGGGAGCGATCATGGAGGACCAGCCTTACATCCCAGATGACTGCAGCTTCGAAGGTTACGTGGAGGGCTCCCCCGACTCCCTGGCTACGTTAAACACCTGCTTTGGGGGACTCCGAGGGATACTGAACATAAATGGAAGCCTTTACCAAATGGAACCCTTAAAGGCCTCTACAAAATTTGAACACATGTTATATCGCTTGAAGAAGGAGGTTAGAGCTGATCGTGCCTGCCAGGCAATTGATGAAGAAACCCCTCCTCCTCTGGCTAAGGTCCAGAACCTAGAGATTTCTGCCAAATTTTCTTGGTCTTACTTACACCATAAGTATGTAGAGTCCTTTCTTGTGATATCTAACGGGAGATATCAGCTTTTGGGATCCAATATAACTGCTTGCATTAATGAGTGCTTGACTTTGATGGCTTTGGCAGACACGGTTTTTCAGGGACTCAATTGTCGAGTTTTTCTAAAGGCAATTGAGATCTGGTCCGAccaggacaaaataaatattagggACTCAGAAGGAGATAAAATTTATCAAGACTTTATGAAATATAAAGAGGAGCAACTTGACCCTCGTGAGGAGTCAGATTGGGCACATTTAATTGTAAGTAAAGAGATAGCCACACAAGCCAAGGTAGGAGGTATCTGTGATAAAGGAAATAGCGCGTCTGTGAGCAGCCTATCTCAAGAGAACCTGAGTGGTTCTAATGAATTTCTTCATGCATTGGGCCATATTGTGGGCATGAAAGATGATGAGGCTGGATGCACATGTGGGGGTCCCGATAGATGCTTAATGAACAAAAACCCTGGCGATGGAGGTTTCAGTAAGTGCAGTTACACCGAGTATTTTGACAAGATATCTACTTATGGAACATGTTTGTCTAATGTACCAGTaccagaggaaagaaaattttctgTATGTGGAGACAAAGTGGTGGAAGGAGAGGAACAGTGTGACTGTGGCACACCAAAGGACTGTGAGCAAGATAAGTGTTGTGAGCCAACATGTAAATTAAAAGATAGAGCATCGTGTGGTTCTGGTGCTTGCTGCTATAACTGTAGATTTCGAATAGCAGGGAAACTGTGTAGAGCCAAAAGTAATGAATGTGACCTTGAGGAGTATTGCAATGGCACCTCTGAACACTGCCCTGCTAACAGCTACATTCAGGATGGCACCCTATGCTCTGACCATAACTATTGTTTCAATGGGTTGTGCAGTTCTCGGAATAAGCAGTGCAAGAGTATTTTTGGACACAGTGCAACAGCAGGACCTCTTGCTTGCTATCAAGAAGCCAATCATGGAGACCGCTTTGGCAACTGTGGAATTCTGACCAGTGGTTATTCCAAGTGTGAACCTGATAATGTGTTATGTGGAAGATTACAGTGTATCAATGTCAAGGCTGTTCCTATCCTGGAGGATCACTATACAATAGTTATGAATTTTGTCAGCCAGGACAATCTTACTTGCTGGGGGACAGACTATCATGCTCCAATGAGTACGATGAAACAGGTGGATATTGGAGAAGTCAAAGATGGTACTGCCTGTGGTGAGGGATTTTTATGTATCAACAAGACTTGTACAAACCTGAATGCTCTTAAGTTGGACTGTACAGTGGACAAATGTACCAAGAGAGGAATCTGCAACAATAATAGAAATTGCCACTGTGATTATGGATGGGCCCCTCCATTCTGTAAGAAATATGGATTTGGAGGAAGTATTGACAGTGGCCCTCCCCCTAAATGGGAAAGGACTCCATGGCCAAATATCCTCCCCGTGGCCCTTTTTCTCGGGCGGTGTCTTGCGTTAGGTGGAGCAATATTTGTGTCTATGGTAGGTGAAGCAGCACAATTCCTTCACCGTttttttgattag
- the ZNF697 gene encoding zinc finger protein 697 isoform X1 has product MEQEEELGVSELQDSGDRGMGSDIEDSEERGMGSDLQYMDEREDDSEEREVGSNLLDKKYREEDSEEREMVTDIYTADDRLLSEEEEAALHEENEEDVEDPEVVEMGMFSGLSESESITQSPREEDESAGESRLEEEEETPSVSWRRHLSVGKCHREGKSVQRRFHHLHHPMAVDFGELNSLMASIMEAPTICSDCGESFSPGTAFIQHQRMHRLAQAAAVAGVQPYGFATECGGVVGMVGLGGTGTLGSVLPRTPGEKPYRCGECGKGFSRNTYLTNHLRLHTGERPNLCSDCGKSFSWRADLLKHRRLHTGEKPYSCPECGEAFSLSSHLLSHRRAHAAANGAGAAVLRPFACGECGKGFMRRSHLANHQRIHTGEKPHGCGECGKRFSWRSDLVKHQRVHTGEKPYMCSECGETFSVSSHLFTHKRTHSGERPYICSECGKGFGRNSHLVNHLRVHTGEKPFGCAECEKRFSDFSTLTQHQRTHTGEKPYACVECGKSFIQSSHLIRHRRIHTGDKPHKCASCGKGFRYKTHLAQHQKLHLC; this is encoded by the exons ATGGAACAAGAGGAAGAACTGGGTGTATCTGAACTCCAGGACTCAGGGGACAGGGGGATGGGCTCAGATATCGAGGACTCGGAGGAGAGGGGGATGGGTTCAGACCTGCAGTACATGGATGAGAGAGAGGACGACTCGGAGGAGAGGGAGGTGGGCTCGAACCTGCTGGACAAGAAATACAGAGAGGAGGActcagaggagagggagatggtgACAGACATCTACACAG cagATGACAGGCTGCTCAGTGAGGAAGAAGAGGCAGCTCtccatgaggaaaatgaagaggatgTGGAAGATCCTGAGGTGGTGGAGATGGGGATGTTCTCAGGACTGTCCGAGTCTGAGAGTATAACCCAGAGCCCCAGGGAGGAGGATGAGAGTGCTGGAGAGAGCCgactggaggaagaggaagagactcCAAGTGTGTCCTGGAGGAGACACCTGTCTGTAGGGAAATGCCACCGGGAAGGCAAATCCGTTCAGCGCCGTTTCCATCACCTCCATCACCCAATGGCTGTAGACTTTGGGGAGCTCAATAGCTTGATGGCCAGCATCATGGAAGCCCCCACCATCTGTTCGGATTGTGGCGAAAGCTTCAGCCCAGGCACAGCCTTCATTCAGCACCAGCGCATGCATCGCCTGGCTCAAGCGGCCGCAGTGGCTGGTGTCCAGCCTTATGGCTTTGCTACAGAATGTGGGGGAGTAGTGGGGATGGTGGGACTGGGAGGGACAGGGACCTTGGGCTCTGTATTGCCTCGGACCCCAGGAGAGAAGCCATACCGATGTGGAGAATGTGGTAAAGGATTCAGCCGCAATACATACCTGACGAACCACCTGCGCCTACACACCGGTGAACGCCCCAACCTGTGTTCTGACTGTGGCAAGAGCTTCAGCTGGCGTGCAGACCTGCTCAAACACCGACGTTTGCACACGGGGGAGAAACCTTACTCATGCCCTGAGTGTGGGGAGGCCTTCAGTCTCAGCTCCCACCTTTTGAGCCATCGGCGGGCCCATGCTGCAGCTAATGGAGCTGGGGCAGCTGTGTTGCGACCTTTTGCTTGTGGGGAGTGTGGTAAGGGTTTCATGCGGCGCTCTCATCTGGCTAACCACCAGCGTATCCACACTGGTGAGAAGCCCCATGGATGTGGTGAGTGTGGCAAGCGCTTCAGCTGGCGTTCTGACCTGGTGAAGCACCAGCGTGTGCATACGGGAGAGAAGCCCTACATGTGCTCTGAGTGTGGGGAGACATTCAGCGTCAGCTCCCACCTCTTCACCCACAAGCGTACCCACTCAGGTGAGCGCCCCTATATATGCAGTGAGTGTGGCAAGGGATTTGGGAGGAACTCACACCTGGTAAACCACCTCCGGGTACACACTGGGGAGAAGCCATTTGGTTGTGCAGAGTGTGAGAAACGCTTCAGTGACTTTTCTACCCTCACCCAACACCAGCGCACCCACACTGGGGAAAAACCCTATGCTTGTGTCGAGTGTGGCAAGAGCTTCATCCAAAGCTCCCACCTCATCCGCCACCGCCGCATCCACACTGGAGACAAACCGCACAAGTGTGCCAGCTGTGGGAAAGGCTTTCGCTACAAAACCCACCTCGCCCAGCACCAAAAGCTACACCTCTGCTAG
- the ZNF697 gene encoding zinc finger protein 697 isoform X3: MGMFSGLSESESITQSPREEDESAGESRLEEEEETPSVSWRRHLSVGKCHREGKSVQRRFHHLHHPMAVDFGELNSLMASIMEAPTICSDCGESFSPGTAFIQHQRMHRLAQAAAVAGVQPYGFATECGGVVGMVGLGGTGTLGSVLPRTPGEKPYRCGECGKGFSRNTYLTNHLRLHTGERPNLCSDCGKSFSWRADLLKHRRLHTGEKPYSCPECGEAFSLSSHLLSHRRAHAAANGAGAAVLRPFACGECGKGFMRRSHLANHQRIHTGEKPHGCGECGKRFSWRSDLVKHQRVHTGEKPYMCSECGETFSVSSHLFTHKRTHSGERPYICSECGKGFGRNSHLVNHLRVHTGEKPFGCAECEKRFSDFSTLTQHQRTHTGEKPYACVECGKSFIQSSHLIRHRRIHTGDKPHKCASCGKGFRYKTHLAQHQKLHLC, encoded by the coding sequence ATGGGGATGTTCTCAGGACTGTCCGAGTCTGAGAGTATAACCCAGAGCCCCAGGGAGGAGGATGAGAGTGCTGGAGAGAGCCgactggaggaagaggaagagactcCAAGTGTGTCCTGGAGGAGACACCTGTCTGTAGGGAAATGCCACCGGGAAGGCAAATCCGTTCAGCGCCGTTTCCATCACCTCCATCACCCAATGGCTGTAGACTTTGGGGAGCTCAATAGCTTGATGGCCAGCATCATGGAAGCCCCCACCATCTGTTCGGATTGTGGCGAAAGCTTCAGCCCAGGCACAGCCTTCATTCAGCACCAGCGCATGCATCGCCTGGCTCAAGCGGCCGCAGTGGCTGGTGTCCAGCCTTATGGCTTTGCTACAGAATGTGGGGGAGTAGTGGGGATGGTGGGACTGGGAGGGACAGGGACCTTGGGCTCTGTATTGCCTCGGACCCCAGGAGAGAAGCCATACCGATGTGGAGAATGTGGTAAAGGATTCAGCCGCAATACATACCTGACGAACCACCTGCGCCTACACACCGGTGAACGCCCCAACCTGTGTTCTGACTGTGGCAAGAGCTTCAGCTGGCGTGCAGACCTGCTCAAACACCGACGTTTGCACACGGGGGAGAAACCTTACTCATGCCCTGAGTGTGGGGAGGCCTTCAGTCTCAGCTCCCACCTTTTGAGCCATCGGCGGGCCCATGCTGCAGCTAATGGAGCTGGGGCAGCTGTGTTGCGACCTTTTGCTTGTGGGGAGTGTGGTAAGGGTTTCATGCGGCGCTCTCATCTGGCTAACCACCAGCGTATCCACACTGGTGAGAAGCCCCATGGATGTGGTGAGTGTGGCAAGCGCTTCAGCTGGCGTTCTGACCTGGTGAAGCACCAGCGTGTGCATACGGGAGAGAAGCCCTACATGTGCTCTGAGTGTGGGGAGACATTCAGCGTCAGCTCCCACCTCTTCACCCACAAGCGTACCCACTCAGGTGAGCGCCCCTATATATGCAGTGAGTGTGGCAAGGGATTTGGGAGGAACTCACACCTGGTAAACCACCTCCGGGTACACACTGGGGAGAAGCCATTTGGTTGTGCAGAGTGTGAGAAACGCTTCAGTGACTTTTCTACCCTCACCCAACACCAGCGCACCCACACTGGGGAAAAACCCTATGCTTGTGTCGAGTGTGGCAAGAGCTTCATCCAAAGCTCCCACCTCATCCGCCACCGCCGCATCCACACTGGAGACAAACCGCACAAGTGTGCCAGCTGTGGGAAAGGCTTTCGCTACAAAACCCACCTCGCCCAGCACCAAAAGCTACACCTCTGCTAG
- the ZNF697 gene encoding zinc finger protein 697 isoform X2 — MEQEEELGVSELQDSGDRGMGSDIEDSEERGMGSDLQYMDEREDDSEEREVGSNLLDKKYREEDSEEREMVTDIYTDDRLLSEEEEAALHEENEEDVEDPEVVEMGMFSGLSESESITQSPREEDESAGESRLEEEEETPSVSWRRHLSVGKCHREGKSVQRRFHHLHHPMAVDFGELNSLMASIMEAPTICSDCGESFSPGTAFIQHQRMHRLAQAAAVAGVQPYGFATECGGVVGMVGLGGTGTLGSVLPRTPGEKPYRCGECGKGFSRNTYLTNHLRLHTGERPNLCSDCGKSFSWRADLLKHRRLHTGEKPYSCPECGEAFSLSSHLLSHRRAHAAANGAGAAVLRPFACGECGKGFMRRSHLANHQRIHTGEKPHGCGECGKRFSWRSDLVKHQRVHTGEKPYMCSECGETFSVSSHLFTHKRTHSGERPYICSECGKGFGRNSHLVNHLRVHTGEKPFGCAECEKRFSDFSTLTQHQRTHTGEKPYACVECGKSFIQSSHLIRHRRIHTGDKPHKCASCGKGFRYKTHLAQHQKLHLC; from the exons ATGGAACAAGAGGAAGAACTGGGTGTATCTGAACTCCAGGACTCAGGGGACAGGGGGATGGGCTCAGATATCGAGGACTCGGAGGAGAGGGGGATGGGTTCAGACCTGCAGTACATGGATGAGAGAGAGGACGACTCGGAGGAGAGGGAGGTGGGCTCGAACCTGCTGGACAAGAAATACAGAGAGGAGGActcagaggagagggagatggtgACAGACATCTACACAG ATGACAGGCTGCTCAGTGAGGAAGAAGAGGCAGCTCtccatgaggaaaatgaagaggatgTGGAAGATCCTGAGGTGGTGGAGATGGGGATGTTCTCAGGACTGTCCGAGTCTGAGAGTATAACCCAGAGCCCCAGGGAGGAGGATGAGAGTGCTGGAGAGAGCCgactggaggaagaggaagagactcCAAGTGTGTCCTGGAGGAGACACCTGTCTGTAGGGAAATGCCACCGGGAAGGCAAATCCGTTCAGCGCCGTTTCCATCACCTCCATCACCCAATGGCTGTAGACTTTGGGGAGCTCAATAGCTTGATGGCCAGCATCATGGAAGCCCCCACCATCTGTTCGGATTGTGGCGAAAGCTTCAGCCCAGGCACAGCCTTCATTCAGCACCAGCGCATGCATCGCCTGGCTCAAGCGGCCGCAGTGGCTGGTGTCCAGCCTTATGGCTTTGCTACAGAATGTGGGGGAGTAGTGGGGATGGTGGGACTGGGAGGGACAGGGACCTTGGGCTCTGTATTGCCTCGGACCCCAGGAGAGAAGCCATACCGATGTGGAGAATGTGGTAAAGGATTCAGCCGCAATACATACCTGACGAACCACCTGCGCCTACACACCGGTGAACGCCCCAACCTGTGTTCTGACTGTGGCAAGAGCTTCAGCTGGCGTGCAGACCTGCTCAAACACCGACGTTTGCACACGGGGGAGAAACCTTACTCATGCCCTGAGTGTGGGGAGGCCTTCAGTCTCAGCTCCCACCTTTTGAGCCATCGGCGGGCCCATGCTGCAGCTAATGGAGCTGGGGCAGCTGTGTTGCGACCTTTTGCTTGTGGGGAGTGTGGTAAGGGTTTCATGCGGCGCTCTCATCTGGCTAACCACCAGCGTATCCACACTGGTGAGAAGCCCCATGGATGTGGTGAGTGTGGCAAGCGCTTCAGCTGGCGTTCTGACCTGGTGAAGCACCAGCGTGTGCATACGGGAGAGAAGCCCTACATGTGCTCTGAGTGTGGGGAGACATTCAGCGTCAGCTCCCACCTCTTCACCCACAAGCGTACCCACTCAGGTGAGCGCCCCTATATATGCAGTGAGTGTGGCAAGGGATTTGGGAGGAACTCACACCTGGTAAACCACCTCCGGGTACACACTGGGGAGAAGCCATTTGGTTGTGCAGAGTGTGAGAAACGCTTCAGTGACTTTTCTACCCTCACCCAACACCAGCGCACCCACACTGGGGAAAAACCCTATGCTTGTGTCGAGTGTGGCAAGAGCTTCATCCAAAGCTCCCACCTCATCCGCCACCGCCGCATCCACACTGGAGACAAACCGCACAAGTGTGCCAGCTGTGGGAAAGGCTTTCGCTACAAAACCCACCTCGCCCAGCACCAAAAGCTACACCTCTGCTAG